The window AAAAAATTTTACAGGCCCTGAGCTCCACATTTTAAATCATTTtcctcttttttttaaaataatcaatattGTTTGATAATTAACTATAATTATAATAACTGGGCATCACATCATGGTATCATAGCATAAAATGAGATACGCTCGAACTAGAGTTTAGGACACTCGAGTCTTGTCACTAAAATGTTCATTGCGTCTGTGTATGTTATTTGCCAGCATGATTATAtgtttgtgatttgtttatttcCATTCTAATTAGTATTTGTTATATTTTATAGAATGGAAgaatgtaataaaaaaaaatttggtagGAGTCGTGGTCGAGGTCAAGGGTGCAATAGATCTCATACTTGTGTTGATGATAATAACGTTACCCAAGCCGCTGGCTAGTTAAAGAAACTTAGGATGACTGAGTTAGTTGTTTGTTTTCATACCATGCATCTACCTCATTATAGTGGTACCGAAGTAGCCGAAATCGTTGAGTCGTGGATTTCTAAAATTGAGGATCTTTGATTTGATCGAGTATCTACCTAAGCATTGTCCGAAGTCAGCCTTTCATCAGTTGAGGGACCGTGCTAAGATGTGGTGGTCTACTACTTTGATGACTTGAGATGCTCAGAGGATTGTTCCATTTTAGGATATCTTTAAGTTTAACTTTCGGGAAAGTTATTATTTTCCGTCATTCTATAGTTTTATGACTTCCGAATTCCATAATCTGAAACCTGGTGATAAACCAGTTGATGAATATGCTGATACTTTCTATGTTACTTTGAGATATGCTCCTCATTTTGTTGTCATTTAGAATGTCGTTGTTGAGAGTTGTTAAAGGATTTAATGATCGTCTCTATCCTTTTGTTTCTACTGATAAACCAATGAATTATCCTGAAGCTTAAGGCTGGTCTGAGAAGACGTAGTAACCGAGTTCCTACGCAACACAATCATTCTAGGAGGCAacatgtagagcccaaaatcagtacacataaatctcatgcatttatttaatggttaaatcttttatttaagtttaaaatgattttagtggTCATGACTTAtttaatttgcattattttaatgtttatatgatgcacgttaaaatattttcttgagtttcatgattCAGGCGATTATCCGATGTATGATCGAGGAGAAGAGATCGGGGACgatttttgataattttaaaacgtggtaatttattttaagttaggattgagatatttttaaatgatttataattttttagcatttttaaagtctaattgaattatttagtaattttaagatttttaaaacttttaaagatttAGTACATGTGCAtcgttatttttaattaatagacTTTTAGTATAGTGGTTGATTAACATTTAACTAGttgttaaattttaattatgctATTTTTAATTCCCTAATTACTACCTAAACTCACACAcgcacacttttacacacacctataCACGAGccaacacacacacattttcatatcagaatttatatttttgagaGCAAAAGAAACCTAGGATTCTTGTCTAGAGAGCAACCGCCCCTCCCCTTCAAGATTTCAGCATATTTTCGTTAAATTTTCTTCAAACAAATCGCGTCACGTTCGTCCCAGATCAACCTCGCATCTTTCTCCGCGTCGATATTGTCGTTTCGGTATTTTCAATTATCAAAAAGAATGTATAATATGttgtttctgcatcgatctcgttatATTATGTTTTGTGGTGTTGATTATGTATGAAAACATGTGTATGTTATGTGGAAGTTTGAGCAGAAACTTGTCGAATCGATTTTTGAacgtttttagatctgaaatttcgTTTTTCACTGAGTTGCCTAAACTATTTGAACATCAAACAAGTATATTCATGGTGAGATGCAATGGAAAGGCCttgaataatatcataaaataggAGATAATAGAGAGGAAGAGTAATAGAGACGAAGAGCATGGATAAAATTTCAAACATAGCCAAAGAAAGCTTCACCGAGAGGATTAAAAAATCTTATACCTTGAATAGGTCTAACACTAACAATGCTTTAATCACAAGACAACACTCCGGAATTCCATACAAAAACAGGTTATGCACTAGAGTCAATATTCAATATTTGACAGTCATCGAAAagcaaataccaacagtcaagGGGGAACCATAGACAAGCCAAGGAAAACAACACTTCATATGACCATATGAATCCTCAGTCACAAGCACATACAATTTTCTCCTCCTACGTCACAGCTTTACACCTATCTTAAGTTGGGATTCTCTCAATAACTTGTGTTGGAGAGAAAGGTGTGTTAGGTCGGGAGGTATAAACTAAAATTGTCAAGAAAATGTAAGACCAATCGTGGATTAATTATAAGACAAAGTTTTAACCAGAAGTATGACCTTCAACCAAGAAAACTTGCCCACTTTGTTCTCTAGCGGACCACCGTCACTAATCCCAGAAAATTCataactcttttttttttgaagtacaTACTCTCTCATTTTAAGCATCCACTTCCATGGCAGTACACATTTTCCATCCATCTCCAATGAGAAGCCATCAAAGTTCAACGACCGAGTATCCCCTCAAACAAAATTCTTTCCAATATTCACACTTTAATAGCATTCAAGTTTCGTATTTACAACTTACTGTCGCATTTTTAGTAGCACCaacttatttgaatttttttatgtatttccTCCCAAAACTCGCCTCAATTCATGTTTTTGTGCTTCAGAAAGCCTTTTAGGGTACTTCACATCAATTTGGATCCTCAAGGATCCCTTCTTCCTCAGATCCTTGGAAATAGGCATTCCTTCATTAGGGACAACAACCTCATGCCCTGGTTTAATAATCTCAGTTAAAGGGACCATTATATTCCTCCCATCTAGTGTGGTAAGCTCCAAAGTCTTTCCAGTGAGGGATTCGAGAAGATTTATTTCCTGCTTCACAATCAAATCATTACCATCCCTTGTATAAACTGGATGAGATCTTTCATccaaaacaaaaataacatcAGCAGGAATGACGCCAGGTTCTTCATTGCCTTTCTCTGGGAAAGTTATTTTTGTGCCTTTCTTCCAGCCTGGTTTTATATCGATGGTAACAATCTCTTCCACCAAATGAGGCTTGCTGCAAGAAAACAAAGAACACGTCAAGACAGAGTAGAAATAAAATGTAAACCAAAAAAAAGAAAACCAAGAACAACACATAAAGCAAATATTAAATTTCTAATTCACTTCATACTGTTAAACAATCAGTATTGAATAATATTTGGTTTCATGAAATATGAGgttgaagaacaaaaaaaattagaattggTGTCGGACAGAAATTCAAAAAATACTGCTTTGGCAGGTGTCATTTTTACAGGTCCGTACGTGATTTCATTAATTTTAGAGCAAAGTTAATTTCACATGATGTTTAACATGCAGAATAATCCTTACCATCTCTTGATATACTTGAAGCAGTTTCAGCTCTCAGAAATTTTACAAAATAGCTAAGCAGTTCATGGATATAATGGCCCTCAAACACATTGcctcaaaatattttgattgtgtCGAACACGAGATGATGCTTGTATCATAATATCATTCGCGGACACCATCTGAAAAATTGGAGGTTTAAGATTACAGAAATAACAAGTATCTCCAGTCTTCATACAATTTTCATGTTATCATGTATATTTTATCCAAAAGGTATAAACTTCGGCCTTCAAGCAAAAAAAACACGCGATTGTAATTTACAATCTTTCTACGAGAGAACAAATAGAAGAACACAAAGATGTCAGAAAAGATAACATATCAGAGACACATCTGATCAAATCACAAAATTTGTATAGAAAAACGTGTTTGTACAATAGCACCAATATTCTATGCATACCATAAGAGTATTGTGGTTGCAGATCAATCCAATCATAGTTGTAAAAAGTGTGCGCCTAGGAGCAAGGCCCACAGCACCCTATGCGCCTGGGTGACCTAGCAAGGCTTGCTTGAGGCGAGAAAAAGCGTGCTTCTGTGAAAATTGTTTGCGAGCAATAAGTGCTGGCCACAGATCACTATCTTTCTCCTAATTTTAATATGTACAGCCTTAATTTTTTCCTTCTCTTAGCGATTTCAATTACACTCCTTCTATATTACTTCTTTAATTAATGCAGTGCTctctttcttttgtttttcattttctttattttataggCACTTAAATATATTCTGCGAAAAAATCTATTTCTATGTGTATAAATTTTAGTTAAATTCATCTTAAATATGTGAATTCTAACAATTTATGTTAGTGAGCTTTATTTCGATAAGGCGCGCGCTTCACCTTGCGTCTGAGGCTCCAAGGGACTTACGCGCCTTAGTGCCTTAAATAACCATGAATCCAATTGCATAATCGGAAAGCACCAGCACTCATTAATCTGGTTCAGAAGTTCTTTCTAGTCATAAACATAAAAAGGATCCTTGTATTACATAGCGTATGTTGTTAAGGTTGACAAAAACAATGACAAGTACAAGGGTAAATAACttatctcataaaataaaatacacacagAATTGGGGGAGAataaaaagagagaaatattgCATAATGAGAGCCCAATTATCCACAATAATGACGTGATTCATGCCACAAATAGCCAAATTTGAAACTCCtattaaataaaaatcacaaaTGGCGATATTAAAATGCACTCAAAAGAAAAATAATCAATCTTGCACTTAAAGAACAACATGAAAAAATCAATAGTTGCACGTAGAACAGCACCACGCAAGAATTCTACTTCAAACTGAACAATCAAGattgaaaacaaacaaaaatgcAACCaccattattataataaaagaagaaaaagaagaagaagccaGGCGCAAATACTCGATGATCGAGCAAAAGGAGAAGGTGCATACCCATGCCCATCAAAAACATTCCTCGAAATTTTCATTTTCCGGGTGGCACCACTGTACAACTCTTCTAAACTACACGCGAGCACGTTCTCCAAAGGCGGCGCCTTCCTGGCCCCCTCGCTGCTATTAATCGTCGTACTCCTGAAATACCCATCCCTCCTCACCCCACCGCCATTACTGCTACTACTTGCATTCCCATTGCTATTCTCCCCAAAAATTTCCGCGTAAATATCATCCGGACTCCTCGGATCGAACCGGAAATTCGGGTTCGGGTGCTGCTGATGATTGTGGTGAAAACCCTGATGACGATTCCGCGCGGTGCGTGGAGCAGGGGGGAATTGACCCGATTTGAGGCCTTCCTCTCCATAAAGATCGTAGATCTGACGCTTCTGCGAGTCACTCAAGACGTCGTAGGCCTCGGAAATTTGCTTGAATTTGGCCTCAGCTTCTTGCTTGTTGACATTCTTATCGGGATGCCAAATCATGGCGAGGCGGCGGTAGGCCTTCTTCAGATCATCTCCGGTGGCGTTGCGGTTGACCTTCAGGATATTGTAATAGTCCACCCCCATGAGAGAATCTTTTTGGAGATTAGAAATTTCAAAGGAATTTCGTTAATTCCTTTTGTCGACGAGAAGTGGGATTTGGGGCTAATGAGCTGAGATGGATTGGATTCAGTGGGCTCCATTTTTATGACCTTGCAattgatattttaatatatgGGTTAATTGGGtggaattctatttttattatttcttaataattatttagatatgataaattttccgtgtttaaaaaattatttaagcattttttttttatcaaattacGAATGTGTTATAATTGAGTTTTGAACTCgacaaatttaatattttagtaTCTCATaggttaaaattttattttactcTTATAACA is drawn from Primulina eburnea isolate SZY01 chromosome 10, ASM2296580v1, whole genome shotgun sequence and contains these coding sequences:
- the LOC140803253 gene encoding uncharacterized protein, which codes for MGVDYYNILKVNRNATGDDLKKAYRRLAMIWHPDKNVNKQEAEAKFKQISEAYDVLSDSQKRQIYDLYGEEGLKSGQFPPAPRTARNRHQGFHHNHQQHPNPNFRFDPRSPDDIYAEIFGENSNGNASSSSNGGGVRRDGYFRSTTINSSEGARKAPPLENVLACSLEELYSGATRKMKISRNVFDGHGKPHLVEEIVTIDIKPGWKKGTKITFPEKGNEEPGVIPADVIFVLDERSHPVYTRDGNDLIVKQEINLLESLTGKTLELTTLDGRNIMVPLTEIIKPGHEVVVPNEGMPISKDLRKKGSLRIQIDVKYPKRLSEAQKHELRRVLGGNT